In Hymenobacter volaticus, the genomic window GACGCGCCGCATCCAAAGCGCCTCCCTCTGAACCCAGCGCCGAAGCGCAAGTACCTGCTCAAGGCTCGGTACTCTTCGTGAAGGTAAACAACAAGCTGGTGCGCCTCAACTTCGACGAGGTGCTCTATATTGAAGCGATGTCGACGTACTCAGTAATTGTAACGCTCACTCAAAAGCACATTGTGTATGCTTCCCTCAAAGCCTTGGAGCAACGCCTACCATTTGCTCACTTCCGGCGGGTGCACCGTTCGTATGTTGTCAACACGCACCGTATTTCGTTTATCGAAGACAATATGCTGGTGTTAGGCCCCTACGAAGTGCCAGTGGGCAAATCGTATCAGGAAGAATTCTTCCGAAGTCTGCCCAACTTATAGCCTTTAGAGGCCCTCTAAAAAGAAACCGGCCCCATACTCTGTTTTGAGTTTGGGGCCGGTTTCTTTTCGCACCTCAAGAACAGAGTATGAAAAACAACCTGATTGACTGCGTGGTAGCAAGCGGTTAGTAAAGGGTTCCTGCGCTAGCAGATGCGTTGCTCAACAGCAACAATACCGTTAGTAGTATGGTGAGAAAACCTGCTAAGTAGAAGCGAGAATACCGATGAATGTTGTCGATCAGTCTTGAAGAGAAAGAAGAAGTGGTAATCATAGCCATGATGTGCTCTGGGACCTAGTACTGTGCTTGTGGTTATGGATACAAACCTAGCTACTACTGCCTCTCTTATGTGAATATTTCGCTAAACAATAGTCTCTGCTACATGAACGGCCAGTTTATCTATGCGAACGAATAGCACTAACACAGGATTCATTTGCTTGGCATAACCAGGCACAAAAACAGATTACAGTAAAGTGCAATATTTATGAATTTGTTCAATCCTATAATTCACTGCTACCACGTGCATTAGCAAGTGTCTTCACTCTACTTTTTTACTCTAGAATCCAGTGTTGATGAACTTCTATCCCCCTACTGTAGACAACTCAGAAGGCAATTCCTGCAACGCCTGCTCTACCGCCTTCAACAACTCATTTAACGCCTGCTTCAAGCTCTCTGATTGAAGAGGATCTGCCTCGGACGCCGTGTGATGTACACGCTCCAGTATGGCGACCGGCTCATCAGTACCAGCAACTGCCAGGGCAATTAAATTAGGCTTGATATGGTGTATGAGGCGAGCTACCTCGTGCCAATTATCGGCCGCAGCGGCAGCGCGTAGCTCCTGTACGTTGATGGGAATGTTGGTGAGAAAAGACCGAATAAAGCGCTCTACAAACACGGTACGGCCCTGAGCTAGCTCCCGCAAATGACTCAGATCGTACGTTGGAGTAGTTGTTCTACCTAGTAGCACTTCTATTTTGTGGTACAGTTCTTCTTCGTCGAAAGGCTTGGCCAGATAGTCGTTGAAGCCGCCGGCAAGATAGCGCTCTATATCAGCGCGGAAGGCATTGGCGGTAACTGCAATAACCGGCGTAGCAGCCCGCTCAGCATTGGGCATTTCTCGCAAGCGTTGCGTTACCTCCACTCCGCTCATACCGGGCATCTGAATGTCCATTAGCACCACATCATAGGTATATTGCTCCAGCAACGTCAAGGCAGCCGGGCCGCTCGTGGCTTCCTCCAGCACCACTCCCCAAGGCTCTAACATCATGCGGGCCACCGTGCGGTTGATGTGGTTGTCCTCAACGAGCAGTATTCGGATGCCAGCCAGGCTGCCCGTATCAACAGTTTCGTCGATTGAAGACGGTAGGGCCTCGGCTGGCGCTTTAGGCAAGGTCAGCGTAAAAGCAAAGGTGCTTCCTTTGCCTACTTCACTTTCCAGGACCAGTCGCCCCCCCATCTGCTCTACGAGTCCTCGTGAAATGGTGAGCCCTAAACCAGTGCCGCCGTGCTGCCGGGCAGTGTCGGCGTATGCTTGGGCGAAGCTCTCGAAGATGTAGGCTTGCTTTTCGGGCGCGATACCGGGACCGGTGTCTTGCACACTAAAGCGCACAGTAAGCGTATCTTCAGTTTCGCTGAGCATTTCGCCCTTGATGGTAATTCGCCCCTGCGACGTGAATTTCACGGCGTTGCCCACCAGGTTTATCAAGATTTGGTTGAGTCGGTGCGCATCGCCTATTATCCAAGGCACCGGGCACGAATTGCGCAGCGGCACGCCTACCACTTCCAAGCCTTTCTCTTGCGCTTGCAAAACCAGGGGTTGCACAGCGGCTTCCATGGATTGGCAGAGGTTGAAAGGTAATTGCTCTAGTTCCAGTTTTCCCGCCGTGATTTTAGCCATTTCGAGCACATCGTTCAGCACGGCCAGTAGGTGCTGACCCGACGAACGGATAATGCGAACTAGCTCTTGCTGACGGGCGTCGAGGCGGGTTTTGGCTAATTGAGCCGTCATGCCTAGCACCCCGTTCATGGGGGTCCTAATTTCGTGGCTCATGTTGGCCAGGAAGTTTTCGCGGGCCCGCGCGGTGGCTTCGGCTTCCTGCCGGGCCCGCTTCATTTCCTGCTCGGCCCGTACCCGGTCGGTTATGTCATGCGAGTGCGAAATCACGTAGGGTGCTTGCCCTGGTTGGCGCACCACGAAGTTGCGCGACAAGAGGTAGCGCAGTTCCTTACCGCCCTCAGGCTGTATCCGCATCACGCCTTCTGCTTCACCTTCCATTGCCATGCGCGCGAGCTGAGCATCGAAATTTTCGCGGTCATCAGCCAGCAGGTATGTAGCAACGTGCTGGCCCAGGAGTTCAGCACTTGGCCGGCCGATCAGCGCCGCCAAAGCGGGATTCACGGAAAGAACTATGCCGTTGAGGTCGTATGTGCAAATCAGTGCCTGCGCATAATACACCAAGTCGCGGTACTTTTTTTCGCTTTGCGTCAGCGTGTGCTGCGCCTGTTTGAGCGCGGTGATATCGGTACTCACCCCTAATATATCAAGGGTACCATCGGGGCGCTGAAGCGGGCACTTCACGCTCTGAAACCAACGCTTCTCTCCTGTAGGCAGCGTGATAGGGTCTTCGGTTATCACTTCTTCGCCGGTGGCCAGCACGTAGGCATCGGCGCGAGCATAATGGGCTCGTTCGCGGGCTTCCTGGCTTTCCGGATCGGCAGCAGCGCGGTCTTCCCGATTGCCCAGGGTCTGCTGGAAGTCGCGCATGGCCCGGTTAGCAAACGTAACGCGGGCGTCGGCATCGCGCACGTAGATAAGATTAGGGGAGGTATCGAGCACAAGCTGAGTGAACTCCTGCTGCTCCCTCAAACGTGCTTCGCTGGCCCGTAGGCTTTCTTCCGCCTGCACCCGTGCCGTGATGTCGGCGAGGTAGATGTTCACACAATCTTCCTTCTCGAATGGCACTACGTAGGCCTGCAAGTAATATTGCCGGGTCCGTACTTCAGCTTGCTGAGGCTGCCCCAGCCGCACACTGCGCCTTGCTAAACTTCCAAGTCGAATGTGCAGTTCGTAGAGTTCGGCCTCGGAAAGCTGACTGCGAAGCTGCTGGGCAGCGGGGTTAGTATACACTTGTTCGCCCGCCAGGTTGAGGCGCAGCAATGGATTCGGGTTTAGCTCAGGAATGCGGGCCAGCATGCGCAGCTGTACTATGTCAGGTTCGGCCGCTGTTTGGGTAGAGGAGGCAACTGCGGCTTGCTCCAACTCTCGAATGCGCTGCTGCGCCTGGGCTAGCTCATGCTGCAGTTGTTCGAGAGATTCAGATTGGGACGGCGAGGGAGCATTCATAGGGTACGAAATAACTTTCAACCTACTGCCTAACGCAACAAGACGAAAAGTGTAGGAATCGAGACGCTTGCTAGGTGAATTTGGAAAGTAAAATATAACGCAAAAGCTCGCCCCTTCACGACAATCCGAATGGAAACGTGACAGGGCGAGCTTTCAATTGCTCATG contains:
- a CDS encoding LytR/AlgR family response regulator transcription factor, with the translated sequence MPTTPSRLTCVIIDDNEMNRLTLEHFVELTDSLTLMASFSGSIEALAFLKSNPSVDVLLLDIEMPHLSGLDLVKILPQPQPEVILVTSHRDFAVEAFALRVADYLVKPVEYARFVQAMSLAADRRAASKAPPSEPSAEAQVPAQGSVLFVKVNNKLVRLNFDEVLYIEAMSTYSVIVTLTQKHIVYASLKALEQRLPFAHFRRVHRSYVVNTHRISFIEDNMLVLGPYEVPVGKSYQEEFFRSLPNL
- a CDS encoding PAS domain-containing hybrid sensor histidine kinase/response regulator; protein product: MNAPSPSQSESLEQLQHELAQAQQRIRELEQAAVASSTQTAAEPDIVQLRMLARIPELNPNPLLRLNLAGEQVYTNPAAQQLRSQLSEAELYELHIRLGSLARRSVRLGQPQQAEVRTRQYYLQAYVVPFEKEDCVNIYLADITARVQAEESLRASEARLREQQEFTQLVLDTSPNLIYVRDADARVTFANRAMRDFQQTLGNREDRAAADPESQEARERAHYARADAYVLATGEEVITEDPITLPTGEKRWFQSVKCPLQRPDGTLDILGVSTDITALKQAQHTLTQSEKKYRDLVYYAQALICTYDLNGIVLSVNPALAALIGRPSAELLGQHVATYLLADDRENFDAQLARMAMEGEAEGVMRIQPEGGKELRYLLSRNFVVRQPGQAPYVISHSHDITDRVRAEQEMKRARQEAEATARARENFLANMSHEIRTPMNGVLGMTAQLAKTRLDARQQELVRIIRSSGQHLLAVLNDVLEMAKITAGKLELEQLPFNLCQSMEAAVQPLVLQAQEKGLEVVGVPLRNSCPVPWIIGDAHRLNQILINLVGNAVKFTSQGRITIKGEMLSETEDTLTVRFSVQDTGPGIAPEKQAYIFESFAQAYADTARQHGGTGLGLTISRGLVEQMGGRLVLESEVGKGSTFAFTLTLPKAPAEALPSSIDETVDTGSLAGIRILLVEDNHINRTVARMMLEPWGVVLEEATSGPAALTLLEQYTYDVVLMDIQMPGMSGVEVTQRLREMPNAERAATPVIAVTANAFRADIERYLAGGFNDYLAKPFDEEELYHKIEVLLGRTTTPTYDLSHLRELAQGRTVFVERFIRSFLTNIPINVQELRAAAAADNWHEVARLIHHIKPNLIALAVAGTDEPVAILERVHHTASEADPLQSESLKQALNELLKAVEQALQELPSELSTVGG